The following coding sequences lie in one Azospirillum humicireducens genomic window:
- a CDS encoding hemolysin family protein yields the protein MSEISDSRTPRDDHGAEDHSLGHLFKGWLRTVWGGREDNSLRGTIEELIAGLNDAASEDGEDSLGSGERALLTNILKLRDRTVADVMVPRADIIAVGIETPFPTLVQRVAEEGHSRLPVFRETLDDVVGIIHIKDVLTLLAKQAISPEGLRHRPDLTGIIREAKIVAPSMPVLDLLVQMRQTRQHMALVVDEFGGIDGLVTIEDLVEEIVGEIEDEHDEATAPRLVERPDGSLIADARLPIEDFEDRVGPVLTEEEREDIDTLGGLVVSIAGRVPGLGERLVHPSGLEFEIVDADSRRLKRLRVHNVPANSSKLAATA from the coding sequence ATGAGCGAAATATCCGACAGTCGCACGCCCCGTGATGACCACGGGGCCGAAGACCATTCCCTGGGCCACCTGTTCAAGGGGTGGCTCCGCACCGTCTGGGGCGGCCGCGAGGACAATTCCCTGCGCGGCACGATCGAGGAACTGATCGCCGGCCTGAACGATGCCGCCAGCGAGGACGGCGAGGATTCGCTGGGATCCGGCGAGCGTGCGCTGTTGACCAACATCCTGAAGCTGCGCGACCGCACCGTCGCCGACGTGATGGTGCCGCGCGCCGACATCATCGCGGTCGGGATCGAGACGCCCTTCCCCACCCTGGTCCAGCGCGTCGCCGAGGAAGGCCATTCCCGCCTGCCGGTGTTCCGCGAGACGCTGGACGACGTGGTCGGCATCATCCACATCAAGGATGTGCTGACCCTGCTGGCGAAGCAGGCGATCTCGCCCGAGGGCCTGCGCCACCGGCCGGATCTGACCGGCATCATCCGCGAGGCGAAGATCGTCGCCCCCTCCATGCCTGTGCTCGACCTGCTGGTGCAGATGCGCCAGACCCGCCAGCACATGGCGCTGGTGGTGGACGAGTTCGGCGGCATCGACGGCCTCGTCACCATCGAGGATTTGGTGGAGGAGATCGTCGGCGAGATCGAGGACGAGCATGACGAGGCCACGGCCCCGCGGCTGGTCGAACGCCCCGACGGCAGCCTGATCGCCGACGCCCGCCTGCCCATCGAGGATTTCGAAGACCGGGTCGGCCCGGTCCTGACCGAGGAGGAGCGCGAGGACATCGACACGCTCGGCGGCCTTGTCGTCTCCATCGCCGGCCGCGTGCCGGGCCTGGGCGAACGGCTGGTCCACCCCTCGGGCCTGGAGTTCGAGATCGTCGATGCAGACTCCCGCCGCCTGAAGCGCCTGCGCGTCCACAACGTTCCGGCCAACAGCTCCAAACTGGCGGCGACGGCCTGA
- the ybeY gene encoding rRNA maturation RNase YbeY, whose amino-acid sequence MTSAVDITVSREAGDWAEDAEWLAERAALAALGAAYDDEEGPAELSVVLADDALVHRLNREYRGKDKPTNVLSFALTEAEEPEAQDGAPVMLGDVILAYETVAREASEQRKNFKDHLTHLVMHGVLHLLGYDHETDDEAEEMEALETRLLASLGIDDPYAANHQPPDR is encoded by the coding sequence ATGACCAGCGCCGTTGACATCACTGTTTCACGTGAAGCCGGCGACTGGGCCGAGGACGCCGAGTGGCTGGCCGAGCGCGCGGCGCTTGCCGCCCTGGGTGCCGCCTATGACGACGAGGAAGGACCGGCCGAGCTGTCGGTCGTCCTGGCCGACGATGCGCTGGTCCACAGGCTGAACCGAGAGTATCGCGGCAAGGACAAGCCGACCAACGTGTTGTCCTTCGCCCTCACCGAAGCGGAGGAGCCGGAAGCGCAGGACGGCGCGCCCGTCATGCTGGGCGATGTCATCCTGGCCTATGAAACGGTCGCCCGCGAAGCCTCCGAACAGCGGAAAAACTTCAAAGACCATCTGACTCACCTTGTGATGCATGGTGTTCTGCATCTGCTGGGCTATGATCACGAGACGGACGACGAGGCCGAGGAGATGGAAGCGCTGGAAACCCGGTTGCTTGCCAGCCTCGGAATCGACGATCCTTACGCCGCCAACCACCAACCGCCGGACCGATGA
- a CDS encoding PhoH family protein — MNGLPERRIDVQFDDNRLLPMLYGEHDRHLARIESLLGVSLISRGNTLTISGPPDAAETAQAALNGLYQRLTRGQTIDGGEVDGAVRMATADPGFAGVASGEESRAPGQQATITRAEIALRTRRRGPIIPRSPTQAAYLQALAESELVFGLGPAGTGKTYLAVAQAVALLTTGQVDRIVLSRPAVEAGERLGFLPGDLKEKVDPYLRPLYDALHDMLPAEQVKKRLESGEIEIAPLAFMRGRTLGNAFVILDEAQNTTPMQMKMFLTRLGEGGRMVVTGDISQIDLPSGTRSGLRDALDILRGVEGVRFVRFTDADVVRHPMVARIIRAYDQADAREAARKQARRSGSASETTDREAGIVGEEE, encoded by the coding sequence TTGAACGGTCTGCCCGAACGGCGCATCGACGTTCAATTCGATGACAACCGGCTTCTGCCGATGCTGTACGGGGAGCATGACCGCCACCTCGCCCGCATCGAGTCCCTTTTGGGCGTGTCGCTGATCTCGCGCGGCAACACCCTGACCATCTCCGGTCCGCCCGACGCCGCCGAGACGGCGCAGGCGGCGCTGAACGGCCTGTATCAGCGGCTGACCCGCGGCCAGACCATCGACGGGGGCGAAGTCGACGGCGCCGTCCGCATGGCGACCGCCGATCCCGGTTTCGCCGGGGTCGCCTCGGGCGAGGAGTCCCGCGCTCCCGGCCAGCAGGCGACGATCACCCGGGCGGAGATCGCGCTGCGCACCCGCCGGCGCGGCCCGATCATTCCGCGGTCTCCCACCCAGGCCGCCTATCTGCAGGCCCTGGCGGAAAGCGAACTGGTCTTCGGGCTCGGTCCGGCCGGCACCGGCAAGACCTATCTGGCGGTGGCGCAGGCGGTGGCCCTTCTGACAACCGGTCAGGTCGACCGCATCGTGCTGTCGAGGCCGGCGGTCGAGGCGGGCGAGCGGCTGGGCTTCCTGCCCGGCGACCTGAAGGAGAAGGTCGATCCTTACCTGCGCCCGCTCTACGACGCGCTGCACGACATGCTGCCGGCGGAACAGGTGAAGAAGCGGCTGGAGTCCGGGGAGATCGAGATCGCGCCGCTGGCCTTCATGCGCGGCCGGACGCTGGGCAACGCCTTCGTCATCCTGGACGAGGCGCAGAACACCACGCCGATGCAGATGAAGATGTTCCTGACCCGCCTCGGCGAAGGCGGGCGGATGGTCGTCACCGGCGACATCTCCCAGATCGACCTGCCGTCGGGCACCCGCTCGGGCCTGCGCGACGCGCTGGACATCCTGCGCGGGGTGGAGGGCGTGCGCTTCGTCCGCTTCACCGACGCCGACGTGGTCCGCCACCCGATGGTGGCCCGCATCATCCGCGCCTATGACCAGGCCGACGCCCGCGAGGCAGCGCGCAAGCAAGCCCGCCGTAGCGGTTCGGCATCCGAAACGACCGACCGCGAGGCAGGTATCGTTGGGGAAGAGGAATGA
- the miaB gene encoding tRNA (N6-isopentenyl adenosine(37)-C2)-methylthiotransferase MiaB, whose translation MTKKLFIKTWGCQMNVYDSARMADVLAPLGYQPVDEPDGADMVILNTCHIREKAAEKVFSELGRLRQMKDRKAETEDGRMILAVAGCVAQAEGEEIVARAPFVDMVFGPQTYHTLPEMVAKASRAAGSVLNTDFPAESKFDFLPEEAGSQGVSAFLAVQEGCDKFCTFCVVPYTRGAEFSRPAEQIVAEAKRLVAGGTREITLLGQNVNAWHGDGPDGSTWGLGRLIRELAEIDGLERIRYTTSHPRDMADDLIRAHAEVPQLMPYLHLPVQAGSDRILAAMNRKHSADDYRRLVDRLRSAKPDLAMSGDFIVGFPGESDADFAATLKLVTDIGYAQAYSFKYSPRPGTPASVDGAQLPEEVKESRLAALQQLLNAQQVAFNHGFVGRSVPVLFDRVGRRDGQLLGRSPWMQSVHAEANERLLGRIVEVRVDAALANSLAGTVVTGEYITASPLQPAVTLEASA comes from the coding sequence TTGACCAAGAAGCTGTTCATCAAGACCTGGGGCTGCCAGATGAACGTCTATGACTCCGCCCGGATGGCGGATGTCCTGGCACCGCTGGGCTACCAACCGGTCGATGAGCCGGACGGCGCCGACATGGTGATCCTGAACACCTGCCACATCCGCGAGAAGGCGGCCGAAAAGGTCTTCTCCGAGCTGGGGCGCCTGCGCCAGATGAAGGACCGCAAGGCGGAGACCGAGGACGGCCGGATGATCCTGGCGGTCGCCGGCTGTGTCGCCCAGGCCGAAGGCGAGGAGATCGTCGCCCGTGCCCCCTTCGTCGACATGGTTTTCGGCCCGCAGACCTACCACACCCTGCCGGAGATGGTAGCGAAGGCCAGCCGCGCCGCCGGCAGCGTGCTGAACACCGATTTCCCGGCCGAATCCAAGTTCGACTTCCTGCCGGAGGAGGCGGGATCCCAAGGCGTCTCCGCTTTCCTGGCGGTGCAGGAGGGCTGCGACAAGTTCTGCACCTTCTGCGTCGTGCCCTACACCCGCGGCGCCGAGTTCTCCCGCCCTGCCGAGCAGATCGTTGCGGAAGCAAAACGGCTTGTCGCCGGAGGCACGCGCGAGATCACCCTGCTGGGCCAGAACGTCAACGCCTGGCACGGCGACGGGCCGGATGGCTCGACCTGGGGCCTCGGCCGACTGATCCGCGAGCTGGCCGAGATCGACGGGCTGGAGCGCATCCGCTACACCACGTCGCACCCGCGCGACATGGCCGACGACCTGATCCGCGCCCATGCCGAGGTGCCGCAGCTGATGCCTTACCTGCATCTGCCGGTGCAGGCCGGGTCGGACCGCATCCTGGCGGCGATGAACCGCAAGCACAGCGCCGACGACTATCGCCGTCTGGTCGACCGGCTGCGCAGCGCCAAACCCGATCTGGCGATGTCCGGCGACTTCATCGTCGGCTTCCCCGGCGAGAGCGATGCCGATTTCGCCGCAACGCTGAAGCTGGTCACCGACATCGGCTATGCCCAGGCCTACTCCTTCAAATACAGCCCGCGCCCCGGCACGCCGGCATCCGTCGACGGCGCCCAGCTGCCGGAAGAGGTGAAGGAGTCCCGTCTGGCGGCGCTGCAGCAGTTGCTGAACGCCCAGCAGGTCGCCTTCAACCACGGCTTCGTCGGACGCAGCGTGCCGGTCCTGTTCGACCGGGTCGGCCGCCGCGACGGCCAGCTGCTGGGCCGCAGCCCGTGGATGCAGTCGGTCCATGCCGAGGCGAACGAGCGGCTGCTCGGCCGCATCGTCGAGGTGCGGGTCGACGCCGCGCTGGCCAACAGCCTCGCCGGCACGGTGGTGACCGGCGAATACATCACCGCCTCTCCCCTACAGCCTGCCGTAACCTTGGAGGCAAGCGCTTGA
- a CDS encoding GNAT family N-acetyltransferase produces the protein MIITVEEPKHAAAIEALLDASFGPDRFSKTAYRLRDGIDSIPALNLVAIEHDEHGREVVVGTIRYWPILVGGATPSILLGPIAVAAHLQGSGLGSKLIRMSLNKAVALGHKSVILVGDAPYYERFGFSRTLTLGMEMPGPVDMNRLLGLELVEGALSGAAGMIGRPEPVGAQDGTVGATPVLAQSLDMPAGIQTGEPPVPFSALFARTAAERLWTDRVRRTDWFWRGGLQAGTA, from the coding sequence ATGATCATCACCGTCGAAGAGCCGAAGCACGCCGCCGCCATCGAAGCCCTGCTGGACGCGTCGTTCGGCCCCGACCGCTTTTCCAAGACCGCCTACCGGCTGCGCGACGGCATCGACTCCATCCCCGCCCTGAACCTCGTCGCCATCGAGCATGACGAGCATGGGCGCGAGGTGGTGGTGGGCACCATCCGCTATTGGCCGATCCTGGTCGGCGGCGCCACCCCGTCCATCCTGCTCGGCCCCATCGCCGTCGCCGCCCATCTGCAGGGCAGCGGACTGGGCAGCAAGCTGATCCGGATGAGCCTGAACAAGGCGGTGGCGCTGGGCCACAAGTCGGTGATCCTGGTCGGCGACGCCCCCTATTACGAGCGGTTCGGCTTCTCCCGCACCCTGACGCTGGGCATGGAGATGCCGGGTCCGGTCGACATGAACCGGCTGCTGGGCCTGGAACTGGTCGAAGGCGCGCTGTCCGGCGCCGCCGGCATGATCGGCAGGCCGGAACCGGTGGGCGCGCAGGACGGCACCGTCGGCGCCACCCCGGTGCTGGCGCAGTCCCTCGACATGCCGGCCGGCATCCAGACCGGAGAACCCCCCGTCCCTTTCAGCGCCCTTTTCGCACGGACGGCGGCGGAGCGACTCTGGACTGACCGCGTGCGGCGGACCGACTGGTTCTGGCGCGGCGGGCTGCAGGCCGGAACGGCGTGA
- the apaG gene encoding Co2+/Mg2+ efflux protein ApaG, which translates to MYTAVTHDIRVTVQPVFLEDQSAPAESRFVWAYHVRIENEGSETVQLRTRHWRITDAMGRVQEVRGPGVVGEQPVLEPGDHFEYTSGTPLGTPSGIMAGTYGMEGADGRAFDVTIPAFSLDSPHQPMQLN; encoded by the coding sequence ATGTACACTGCCGTCACCCATGACATCCGCGTCACCGTCCAGCCCGTGTTCCTGGAAGACCAGTCGGCCCCAGCCGAGAGCCGCTTCGTCTGGGCCTACCATGTGCGCATCGAGAACGAGGGCAGCGAGACGGTCCAACTGCGCACCCGCCACTGGCGCATCACCGACGCCATGGGCCGCGTGCAGGAGGTGCGGGGCCCCGGCGTGGTCGGCGAGCAGCCGGTCCTGGAGCCCGGCGACCATTTCGAATACACCAGCGGCACGCCGCTGGGCACGCCGTCCGGCATCATGGCCGGCACCTACGGCATGGAGGGGGCGGATGGCCGCGCGTTCGACGTGACCATCCCGGCCTTCTCGCTCGACAGCCCGCACCAGCCGATGCAGCTGAACTGA